One genomic region from Lineus longissimus chromosome 6, tnLinLong1.2, whole genome shotgun sequence encodes:
- the LOC135489345 gene encoding post-GPI attachment to proteins factor 4-like, with translation MLSLLSILVNNIRARRRILITFSLIYIITFTMILPMSLRKIKHSIFYSRDLDTDAIKHDIRTERDLNIDRAQVALDFLEMKRMNSVTNDGGLGSLHVLISVISLRRNLEGDGYDPFYLSQTVTRAYQLIREFEGQSGIKSERRFGLALCNVDASPEEHTELTELSESLNIAVFNRFENRSVSEQERNDVYEKEKGDYAYCLKESLKSKPKYVLLLEDDTVPVDNALWVIDHMITTYLSKDFRNEIAYVKFYHPPRFLPLVVWPEVVGLGLICSTVALFSHYLVSRPRRSELWLRWILWTFYFILIFITIGHVNTSQLRHFSKHFYIIDDALECCTPSVLYPYESASTVANYLDAHLSNSSYAKDLVLLSYLKESGAKALMVTPNVFKHIGMYSVVKAGIKDPYIVD, from the coding sequence ATGTTGTCCCTTCTTTCCATCCTGGTGAACAATATTCGCGCCAGACGACGTATTCTTATCACGTTCTCACTCATCTACATCATAACATTTACCATGATCTTACCAATGTCATTGCGAAAGATCAAACACTCCATTTTTTATTCACGTGACCTTGACACGGATGCTATAAAACATGACATCAGGACGGAACGAGATTTGAATATCGACAGGGCGCAGGTGGCCCTTGACTTCCTCGAAATGAAACGAATGAATTCAGTGACTAATGATGGTGGATTAGGCTCATTACATGTGTTAATATCTGTGATATCCCTCCGGCGGAACCTGGAAGGTGATGGATACGACCCATTTTATCTGTCGCAGACTGTAACGAGGGCATATCAGCTGATCCGAGAATTTGAAGGACAGTCTGGGATCAAAAGTGAGAGGCGGTTTGGGTTGGCGTTGTGTAACGTCGATGCTTCGCCCGAAGAACACACCGAGTTGACTGAGCTGTCGGAATCATTAAATATTGCAGTGTTCAACCGTTTTGAAAACAGGTCTGTCTCGGAACAGGAGCGGAATGACGTGTATGAAAAGGAAAAGGGGGATTACGCCTATTGTTTGAAAGAGTCTCTGAAATCGAAGCCGAAGTATGTACTCTTATTGGAGGATGATACAGTTCCTGTCGACAATGCATTGTGGGTCATAGATCACATGATCACAACATATCTTTCAAAAGATTTTAGAAACGAAATTGCCTACGTGAAATTTTACCACCCGCCCCGGTTCCTGCCGCTGGTGGTATGGCCCGAGGTTGTCGGATTGGGACTCATATGCAGCACTGTTGCGCTCTTCTCTCACTACCTCGTCTCCAGGCCGAGGAGATCAGAACTTTGGTTGAGATGGATTTTATGGACCTTCTactttattttaatttttatcACTATTGGGCATGTCAATACTAGTCAGCTGAGGCACTTTTCGAAACATTTCTATATTATTGACGATGCATTGGAATGCTGTACACCATCAGTGCTCTACCCGTACGAATCTGCCAGTACAGTTGCAAATTATCTTGACGCTCATTTATCTAACTCGAGCTATGCAAAGGACCTGGTCCTACTTTCGTACCTGAAGGAAAGCGGTGCAAAGGCCCTGATGGTCACTCCAAATGTATTCAAACACATAGGGATGTACTCTGTTGTAAAAGCGGGCATCAAGGATCCGTATATTGTCGATTAA